One window of Akkermansia biwaensis genomic DNA carries:
- a CDS encoding tetratricopeptide repeat protein, with translation MRARLLLIPFIFSALANAQDVPAASMETASGKPGQVQSPHLDQLPMDGGWTYGELLDKALTGDFRANMLAGEYWMGFYYLNRGDLPLACLEHMQSFFQKAAEKSGHPAPRLMMTDPYGIFGIFKTAPMRPEHAEWLADCRKLAEQGDMDAVTALYTVTDLPAEDLKRYLASLEKKAAKGDQDALAQLAFIKTDWLKEDPAATLATLQKHGRNAKPVLLARMGQLALSLGNSVPQNDPRRKEWRDLAVQTLSRAAEQGHATAMRILAAMPEGTDAEKNKGFLKSLCARGDLECLLAGLSGYMKEKPGSVDGKMLQDMFDKARKLGSNNACAWYSQLLSEAKPPQEQEVQEAARALLALHDERAMPFLKEPLALPQKKLNHLPPYAKTHKELELASQMGDVDSCVQLGELWKEELANTMDSVGKAHEAQENMRTWYKMAAEEGHPLAKLRLAQMEDPDLLEKPASEPGATLLNDCLAKAATGDFITLKGIAEYVTPEQWETLIAPLRSKAREGDSVSQANLAYLMLFSYRSEESGYPEALAWARLSAGQGDPCGMYVLGRALIYEFGLEKRMAEGDSWMFRAALKGHVDAADIWSSNNENLQPYSAMMHGLASRGHIPSLLFLANQAAYPQNAAEQTAGEERKDASRTDKTATGGEDTDPGAVPPWMTESGRERSAPEPSTVNPEAVKFWEQAAELGSLTALDELAAYYETVARNVQDPAERQQLQASAMTASTALVRKNDVRGFKRMARYYEQGIGVQPNKELHRDYVLKAAETNDPEALVEKARLLIKGEGMEPDPKAALDILTRLEPNQVRPVPGLYFLLGYLHEEGLGTQRDTALAYQFYMKGAEQEDDKAMNNLGSMYEGGNGVAKNLEEAKKWYEQAAALGNEDARANMKRVKEKMKKAIK, from the coding sequence ATGCGTGCCCGTCTTTTGCTTATTCCTTTTATTTTTTCCGCCCTGGCCAACGCCCAGGACGTTCCCGCGGCATCGATGGAGACGGCGTCCGGAAAACCCGGACAGGTTCAGTCCCCGCATCTGGACCAACTGCCCATGGACGGAGGGTGGACTTACGGAGAACTTCTCGACAAGGCCCTGACGGGCGATTTTCGTGCCAATATGCTGGCAGGGGAGTACTGGATGGGGTTTTATTACCTGAACCGGGGCGACCTGCCCCTGGCCTGCCTGGAGCACATGCAGAGCTTTTTCCAGAAAGCGGCGGAGAAGTCCGGGCATCCGGCTCCGCGGCTGATGATGACGGACCCCTACGGGATTTTCGGGATTTTCAAAACCGCCCCCATGCGGCCGGAACATGCGGAATGGCTCGCCGACTGCCGCAAGCTGGCGGAACAGGGGGACATGGATGCCGTGACGGCCCTGTACACGGTTACGGACCTTCCCGCGGAAGATTTGAAGCGTTATCTCGCGTCGCTGGAAAAGAAGGCGGCCAAGGGGGACCAGGACGCCCTGGCCCAGCTTGCCTTCATCAAAACGGACTGGCTGAAGGAAGACCCGGCCGCCACTCTTGCCACTCTGCAGAAGCACGGCAGAAATGCCAAACCGGTCCTGCTGGCGCGGATGGGTCAGCTGGCCCTTTCCCTGGGCAATTCCGTTCCCCAAAACGATCCGCGCCGGAAGGAATGGCGGGATTTGGCCGTTCAAACACTTTCCCGGGCTGCGGAACAGGGCCATGCCACGGCCATGCGTATCCTCGCGGCCATGCCGGAAGGAACCGATGCGGAAAAAAACAAGGGATTTCTGAAAAGCCTGTGCGCCCGGGGAGACCTGGAATGCCTGCTGGCCGGACTTTCCGGCTACATGAAGGAAAAGCCCGGTTCCGTGGACGGAAAGATGCTGCAGGACATGTTCGACAAAGCCCGGAAACTGGGCAGCAACAATGCCTGCGCGTGGTATTCCCAGCTTCTGTCCGAGGCCAAGCCTCCGCAGGAACAGGAAGTGCAGGAAGCGGCCCGGGCCCTGCTGGCGCTTCATGACGAACGGGCCATGCCCTTCCTGAAAGAACCGCTCGCGCTTCCGCAGAAAAAACTCAACCATCTTCCCCCCTACGCCAAAACTCACAAGGAACTGGAACTGGCCTCCCAGATGGGGGACGTGGATTCCTGCGTCCAGCTCGGCGAGCTGTGGAAAGAGGAATTAGCCAATACGATGGATTCCGTGGGAAAGGCCCATGAAGCGCAGGAGAACATGCGCACGTGGTACAAGATGGCGGCGGAGGAAGGCCACCCCCTTGCCAAATTGCGCCTGGCCCAGATGGAAGACCCCGACCTGCTGGAAAAACCGGCTTCGGAGCCGGGGGCAACTCTGCTGAACGACTGCCTGGCCAAAGCCGCCACCGGAGATTTCATTACGTTGAAAGGCATTGCGGAGTACGTCACGCCGGAACAGTGGGAAACCCTGATAGCCCCCCTCCGCAGCAAGGCACGGGAAGGAGATTCCGTCAGCCAGGCCAATCTGGCTTATCTGATGCTGTTCAGCTACAGGAGCGAGGAGTCCGGCTACCCGGAAGCCCTTGCCTGGGCCCGCCTTTCCGCCGGACAGGGCGATCCCTGCGGCATGTACGTTCTGGGCCGCGCGCTGATTTATGAGTTCGGGCTGGAAAAGCGCATGGCGGAAGGAGATTCCTGGATGTTCCGCGCGGCCCTGAAAGGCCATGTGGACGCGGCGGACATATGGAGCTCCAACAACGAGAACCTTCAGCCCTACAGCGCCATGATGCATGGTCTTGCTTCCCGCGGGCACATCCCTTCCCTGCTTTTCCTGGCGAACCAGGCGGCCTATCCCCAGAATGCGGCGGAACAGACAGCCGGAGAGGAAAGGAAGGATGCCTCCCGCACGGACAAGACGGCCACGGGAGGGGAGGACACCGATCCCGGCGCCGTTCCCCCGTGGATGACCGAAAGCGGCAGGGAACGCAGCGCTCCGGAGCCCTCCACCGTCAATCCGGAAGCCGTGAAGTTCTGGGAACAGGCGGCGGAACTGGGAAGCCTGACCGCCCTGGACGAACTGGCCGCCTATTACGAAACCGTGGCCCGCAACGTGCAGGACCCGGCCGAACGCCAGCAGCTTCAGGCCTCCGCCATGACCGCTTCCACCGCACTGGTGAGAAAGAACGACGTGCGCGGATTCAAGCGCATGGCCCGTTATTACGAGCAGGGAATCGGCGTGCAGCCGAACAAGGAGCTGCACAGGGATTACGTGCTGAAAGCTGCGGAAACGAACGATCCGGAAGCCCTGGTGGAAAAGGCCAGGCTGCTGATCAAGGGAGAAGGGATGGAACCGGACCCGAAAGCCGCTCTGGACATTCTGACGAGGCTGGAACCGAACCAGGTGCGTCCCGTTCCCGGATTGTACTTCCTGCTGGGCTATCTGCATGAAGAAGGACTGGGCACGCAAAGGGACACCGCCCTGGCGTACCAGTTCTACATGAAGGGAGCGGAACAGGAAGACGACAAGGCCATGAACAATCTCGGCTCCATGTATGAAGGAGGAAACGGAGTGGCTAAGAACCTGGAGGAAGCCAAAAAATGGTATGAACAGGCGGCCGCCCTGGGCAATGAAGACGCCCGGGCCAATATGAAACGGGTCAAGGAGAAGATGAAGAAGGCGATTAAGTAA
- a CDS encoding LamG-like jellyroll fold domain-containing protein, translating to MMKNNVLLSLIAAFACGLGALVHGESARESFGVDFGNASSTTQEGWTNVSFTATRAGAANTFVNVPLSRNGAASSSSIMAGSLFGNAVYLSISAKANVGNFNNLLSSNTLWTWQENSASRGTHAAATPDSPSAFDFPNHCEAFNASGRLSANGTPEATATARVSLSGLLPGKEYAVSFFMGSNKPQYQSVSLVSGELKEVNALQTSSGTLNGTTWTGAANTAEGDIYMAVEWKACADTSGVLEFDVTKKANASASGRMELNALTVMTDDSPAPPAPEPRPVSVLHNRALTSLPAAVALPVPADTWSSSREMTCELWIKPEGDSSSGRILSLGNISLSLNRGKLQLSFPGQEGETVLEASGDAFAAGSWHHVAVSLDSENARLYVDGAAAGSLPGAPFLAAAEKAWNGVVLEAEFRGARDEVRFWNAALGDDGDDFFLTGPLPMAHPRYDRLVGLWRLDGDFRDAKWTEFAEKTGSVLTRSYQAVTPAGAEFSIVTDNAVFRYMLVTGYVRESHIMWNWPNRSHMINNSDLIYIGSASPAANGEINFSYPDNDVTESRGVRLLPSDGTRTNVLEFSGDGACMYVGNGLVTGNNANAFTIEINMALSAGEQNVTLFENDSVSMTLSWADDHYKARLQVGSSAAWEADLPAIALHEYFWLSFIRNSAEGTGVFYVNGSAVATAKASPGNMNGTANAVVGRDLQGRIDEMRVWHLARPVNRLGTEVQPNWNDRLIVARWGDSDIFGRDTASWAEHLRCLRKWTAGVSGMRIRLGIASGSWSSMISNAAARQRFADNIAELIKTYPLDGVDLDFEWMYENTAQWNQYGMLAQAIRTACPDMFFSISLHTVSYKFPAAYMQYVDYFTFQNYGPSIDVNTYNSMVTACGNFRKQGFPDNKIILSAPFQGTPGGSNPGTYIKGYRDIAANCPEADNPDNDTAVYTYSDGTRTLHYNGVTTIKRKAKYISDQKLAGFMYWDLGLDLADSAGRNNYFDRRSLLRAANRYVSSTSFPDTPSPFSLSRVGAALPAEGGTADVEVQMEEENLGWMVTVRPEWLSVSADSGIGRTTVVLTAGENKSGRPRSGTVVFRASDGQECSVSVTQEAPETAGYDKWVQDKFPSGTAGNQTAPEAAPSGDGIVNLMKYATGLDPLRPCGSVTSVTAREGEDGKMHLVLSWPVNPDATDVKHEVEASTDLKTWTLVGEAETAGKTAAQFVDPEAVGAAGGRRFLRLKVTRE from the coding sequence ATGATGAAGAACAACGTCTTGCTCAGTCTGATTGCGGCGTTTGCATGCGGGCTGGGTGCTCTGGTGCATGGGGAATCCGCCAGGGAATCCTTTGGGGTTGATTTCGGAAATGCCTCCTCCACCACTCAGGAGGGATGGACCAATGTGTCCTTTACGGCAACCAGGGCCGGAGCGGCCAATACCTTCGTGAATGTTCCGCTGAGCAGGAACGGAGCGGCTTCCTCCTCCTCCATCATGGCGGGCAGCTTGTTCGGCAACGCCGTATATCTGTCCATTTCCGCCAAGGCAAATGTTGGAAATTTTAATAATCTTCTTTCTTCCAACACACTGTGGACATGGCAGGAAAACTCGGCCAGCCGTGGAACTCACGCGGCGGCCACGCCGGATTCCCCTTCGGCATTTGATTTTCCCAATCATTGCGAGGCATTCAACGCCAGCGGACGACTGAGTGCCAACGGTACGCCTGAAGCCACGGCCACGGCGCGCGTATCCCTGTCCGGACTGCTTCCGGGGAAGGAATATGCGGTTTCTTTCTTCATGGGGTCCAATAAACCCCAGTACCAGTCCGTTTCCCTGGTTTCCGGGGAATTGAAGGAGGTGAATGCCCTCCAGACTTCTTCGGGAACCTTGAATGGCACAACCTGGACAGGCGCGGCGAACACGGCGGAAGGAGACATTTACATGGCGGTGGAGTGGAAGGCCTGTGCGGACACTTCCGGCGTTCTGGAATTTGACGTAACCAAGAAGGCGAATGCTTCCGCTTCCGGAAGGATGGAACTGAATGCCCTTACCGTCATGACGGATGACTCTCCGGCTCCTCCCGCACCGGAACCGAGGCCCGTCAGCGTGCTGCATAACAGGGCCCTGACTTCCCTTCCTGCCGCGGTCGCGCTACCTGTGCCGGCGGACACATGGTCCTCTTCCCGTGAAATGACGTGCGAACTCTGGATCAAGCCGGAAGGAGACTCTTCTTCCGGCAGGATTCTGTCTCTGGGAAACATTTCCCTTTCCCTGAACCGGGGAAAACTTCAATTATCCTTCCCGGGACAGGAAGGGGAAACGGTTCTGGAAGCATCCGGAGACGCGTTTGCCGCCGGGTCCTGGCATCATGTGGCCGTTTCCCTGGATTCTGAAAACGCCCGCCTGTATGTGGACGGGGCTGCGGCGGGTTCTCTTCCCGGCGCTCCTTTCCTCGCCGCCGCGGAAAAAGCCTGGAACGGCGTGGTGCTGGAAGCGGAATTCAGGGGTGCCAGGGATGAAGTGCGGTTCTGGAATGCCGCACTGGGAGATGACGGTGACGATTTCTTTCTGACGGGGCCTCTGCCCATGGCGCATCCCAGGTATGACCGGCTGGTCGGACTCTGGAGGCTGGACGGTGATTTCCGGGATGCCAAATGGACGGAATTTGCGGAAAAAACAGGGAGTGTCCTGACCCGTTCCTACCAGGCGGTGACGCCTGCCGGAGCGGAATTCTCCATCGTGACGGACAATGCCGTATTCCGCTACATGCTGGTGACCGGGTATGTGCGTGAAAGCCATATCATGTGGAACTGGCCGAACAGGTCCCACATGATCAATAATTCGGACCTGATTTACATCGGTTCCGCTTCCCCTGCCGCCAATGGAGAAATCAATTTCTCCTACCCGGACAATGATGTGACGGAAAGCAGGGGCGTGCGGCTTCTTCCTTCCGACGGCACGCGGACGAACGTTCTGGAATTCTCCGGGGACGGGGCCTGCATGTACGTAGGCAACGGCCTGGTAACGGGAAACAATGCGAATGCGTTTACGATTGAAATCAACATGGCCCTTTCCGCGGGGGAACAGAACGTCACCCTGTTTGAGAACGACAGCGTGTCCATGACGCTGTCATGGGCGGACGACCATTACAAGGCCCGTTTGCAGGTTGGCTCCTCCGCCGCCTGGGAGGCGGATTTGCCTGCCATTGCCCTCCATGAATACTTCTGGCTGTCCTTCATCCGGAATTCCGCAGAGGGAACGGGCGTTTTTTACGTGAACGGTTCCGCTGTGGCTACGGCAAAAGCTTCCCCGGGGAATATGAACGGCACGGCGAATGCCGTAGTGGGGCGGGATCTGCAAGGCAGGATTGATGAAATGCGCGTGTGGCATCTGGCCCGGCCGGTGAATCGTCTGGGTACGGAAGTACAGCCCAATTGGAATGACCGCCTCATTGTCGCCCGCTGGGGCGATAGCGATATCTTCGGGCGCGATACCGCTTCCTGGGCGGAACACCTGCGCTGCCTGCGCAAATGGACGGCGGGCGTTTCCGGCATGCGCATCCGGCTCGGCATTGCCAGCGGGTCGTGGTCTTCCATGATTTCCAATGCCGCCGCGCGTCAAAGATTTGCGGACAACATAGCGGAATTGATCAAAACATACCCGCTGGACGGTGTGGACCTGGACTTTGAATGGATGTATGAGAACACTGCCCAGTGGAACCAGTACGGTATGCTGGCCCAGGCCATCCGCACCGCCTGCCCGGACATGTTCTTCTCCATCTCCCTCCATACGGTTTCCTACAAATTTCCGGCGGCCTACATGCAGTATGTGGACTATTTCACTTTCCAGAACTACGGGCCGTCCATTGACGTGAACACGTACAACAGCATGGTCACGGCATGCGGCAATTTCCGGAAGCAGGGATTCCCGGACAACAAGATCATTCTGAGCGCGCCCTTCCAGGGAACGCCCGGAGGCTCCAATCCCGGCACCTATATCAAGGGATACAGGGACATAGCCGCCAATTGTCCGGAAGCGGACAACCCGGACAACGACACGGCGGTTTATACTTATTCCGACGGAACCCGAACCCTCCATTACAACGGCGTAACGACGATCAAGAGAAAGGCCAAATACATCAGTGACCAGAAACTGGCCGGATTCATGTACTGGGACCTGGGGCTGGACTTGGCGGACTCCGCCGGTCGGAACAACTACTTTGACCGCCGTTCCCTGCTGCGCGCCGCCAATCGATATGTCTCTTCCACATCGTTCCCCGACACGCCCTCTCCTTTTTCCCTCTCCCGCGTGGGGGCCGCCCTGCCGGCGGAAGGCGGCACGGCGGACGTGGAAGTGCAGATGGAAGAGGAAAATCTGGGATGGATGGTGACCGTCCGTCCGGAATGGTTATCCGTTTCCGCGGATTCCGGCATCGGCCGGACGACGGTGGTTCTGACGGCCGGAGAAAACAAATCCGGAAGGCCGCGTTCCGGAACGGTTGTGTTCCGGGCGTCCGACGGACAGGAATGCTCCGTCAGCGTCACGCAGGAAGCACCTGAAACGGCAGGATATGACAAATGGGTACAGGACAAATTCCCCTCCGGCACGGCGGGGAACCAGACGGCCCCGGAGGCCGCACCCTCCGGCGACGGCATCGTCAACCTGATGAAATACGCTACGGGGCTTGATCCTCTCCGGCCCTGCGGAAGCGTCACCAGCGTGACGGCAAGGGAAGGAGAGGATGGGAAAATGCATCTGGTTCTGTCGTGGCCCGTCAATCCGGATGCAACGGACGTGAAGCATGAGGTGGAGGCGTCCACGGATCTGAAAACCTGGACGCTGGTGGGTGAAGCGGAAACGGCGGGAAAGACTGCGGCGCAATTTGTGGACCCGGAAGCGGTCGGTGCTGCTGGGGGACGCCGCTTTCTGCGCCTGAAAGTGACCAGGGAATAA
- a CDS encoding PEP-CTERM sorting domain-containing protein, which translates to MKKTLYLYLIGCLALLPAAEASTVLMDLSPVDSGTTGLNANGITPADVWGYDLMSWHGVWEKSALANQVAFSAGAVSLQVGGAASQNTGGNFAGLKFSLAPAAAPSALSFDIARSSTWGSAQFECTYTCDIYGFAADGSSTVIGTWSLADAVDNLSSDGMHVSIDLNMGDASYDSYGLIFNAYKSGSQSGGMAASITNLQISGEMVPEPATASLGLIGLAAMLMRRRRG; encoded by the coding sequence ATGAAGAAAACTCTATATCTATATCTCATAGGTTGCCTCGCATTGCTTCCCGCAGCGGAGGCTTCCACCGTGCTGATGGACCTGTCCCCGGTGGATTCCGGAACTACAGGTTTGAACGCGAACGGGATCACTCCCGCGGATGTATGGGGGTATGATCTCATGTCCTGGCATGGCGTTTGGGAGAAGTCGGCTTTGGCAAACCAGGTTGCATTCAGCGCCGGGGCTGTCAGTTTGCAGGTTGGGGGCGCGGCCTCCCAGAACACTGGCGGCAACTTTGCCGGGCTCAAATTTTCTCTGGCCCCTGCCGCCGCTCCTTCTGCCTTGTCCTTTGATATTGCCAGAAGCAGCACGTGGGGTTCCGCTCAGTTTGAATGCACCTACACGTGCGACATTTACGGGTTTGCCGCCGACGGCTCTTCCACGGTTATCGGCACCTGGTCCCTGGCGGATGCGGTTGACAACCTGTCTTCCGATGGCATGCACGTTTCCATCGACCTGAATATGGGTGATGCCTCCTATGATTCCTACGGGCTTATTTTTAACGCCTATAAATCGGGGAGCCAGTCAGGGGGCATGGCCGCGTCGATCACCAATCTTCAGATTTCCGGAGAAATGGTTCCTGAACCGGCTACGGCGTCTCTGGGATTGATAGGCCTGGCCGCCATGCTGATGCGCCGCCGCAGAGGTTGA
- a CDS encoding Gfo/Idh/MocA family protein, with amino-acid sequence MPGQKRLSLAGIGCGSRTRTYMELAMERKDRYRIAAAADPVKERAEAVRDFAPEEERASVRLFPDAESLLAQPRLADVAIIGTQDDYHYTPCKKALELGYNVLLEKPIAKTLKEALELRDLAKRLDRRVAVCHVLRYTQFYRTLKKIIDSGEIGDIVTFNANEGVGAWHFAHSFVRGHWGNSKTSTPMIVAKCCHDMDILYWLMGRRKCLSVASFGELSFFTRKTLSSPRPERCTDWTAPVGEDPWDARKYATDDECKRWLGMVYDRAWEATAEEIYEWLKTSPWGRDYLQCDNDQPDHQVSIMRFEGSLTGTFTMTAFEQGRHIEVYGTKGRIRAGAFYKENGPGEITVTPHFGGRPRVVELGELEGGYQGHGGGDWGLVQALYDDMLTVPSPADMTTSIEESAHSHVMAFATEHARLSGKVVDVAEFERRVMNGELAY; translated from the coding sequence ATGCCTGGACAAAAAAGACTCTCCCTCGCCGGCATCGGCTGCGGTTCCCGCACCCGGACCTACATGGAGCTGGCCATGGAACGGAAGGACCGTTACCGCATTGCCGCGGCGGCGGACCCCGTGAAGGAACGCGCGGAAGCCGTGCGGGACTTTGCCCCGGAGGAGGAACGCGCCTCCGTCCGCCTGTTTCCGGATGCGGAATCCCTGCTGGCGCAACCGCGCCTGGCGGACGTCGCCATCATCGGCACGCAGGATGACTACCATTACACCCCCTGTAAAAAGGCCCTGGAACTGGGCTATAACGTCCTGCTGGAAAAACCCATCGCCAAAACGCTGAAAGAAGCCCTGGAACTGCGCGACCTGGCGAAACGCCTGGACCGCCGCGTGGCCGTGTGCCACGTCCTGCGCTATACCCAGTTCTACCGCACGCTGAAAAAAATCATCGACAGCGGGGAAATCGGAGACATCGTCACCTTCAACGCCAATGAAGGCGTGGGGGCGTGGCACTTCGCCCACTCCTTCGTTCGCGGCCACTGGGGAAACAGCAAAACCTCCACGCCCATGATCGTAGCCAAATGCTGCCATGACATGGACATCCTCTACTGGCTCATGGGGCGGCGCAAATGCCTGTCCGTCGCCAGCTTCGGGGAACTCTCCTTCTTCACGAGAAAGACGCTCTCATCCCCGCGTCCGGAACGCTGCACGGACTGGACCGCTCCAGTGGGGGAAGACCCCTGGGACGCGCGCAAATACGCCACGGACGACGAATGCAAACGCTGGCTGGGCATGGTGTACGACCGCGCCTGGGAAGCCACGGCTGAGGAAATCTATGAATGGCTCAAGACCTCCCCGTGGGGCAGGGACTACCTTCAGTGCGACAACGACCAGCCGGACCACCAGGTCTCCATCATGCGCTTTGAAGGCAGCCTGACCGGCACCTTCACCATGACGGCCTTTGAACAGGGGCGCCACATTGAAGTGTACGGCACCAAAGGCAGGATCCGCGCCGGAGCCTTCTACAAGGAAAACGGCCCGGGGGAAATCACCGTGACGCCCCACTTCGGAGGCCGGCCCCGCGTCGTGGAACTGGGAGAACTGGAAGGCGGCTACCAGGGGCACGGCGGGGGCGACTGGGGACTGGTGCAGGCGCTGTACGACGACATGCTCACGGTACCTTCCCCGGCAGACATGACAACCTCCATTGAGGAATCCGCCCATTCCCACGTGATGGCCTTTGCCACGGAACACGCCCGCCTGAGCGGGAAGGTGGTGGACGTGGCCGAGTTTGAACGCCGCGTCATGAATGGTGAATTGGCATATTAA
- a CDS encoding M3 family metallopeptidase, translated as MNHPYLDPSFLVSWSRLTPEAIKPDITEAISRAKTNIQAICDLPLDSLTYENTFGALEKASEDLNRGWGRIMHLDSVNDEPSQREAIGEMLPEVVAFSSSVSLNPMLWKVLKAAAACDWVKDLSPVKQRFIQETLADFRESGADLPDEVKPEYAEIEAQLSLKTKKFAENVLDSTNAWELVVTDEAELSGLPESAREAARLDALANGHGTEEKPEWRFTQKFTSLQPVLQFADSDDLRRKVWEGSCTIGRGGEYDNEALIAEILDLRDRKARLLGFGTFADYTTSRRMAASGANALDFVNDLHDKVKPSFLADMEAVRQYKEEKTGKPVEKLSPWETSYWAEKRRRELYAFDEEDLRPYYSVEKVMDGLFSIYSGLYGITVTPRKTAVAKPGEEMLEGAVEVWHPDVLFYDLHDSETGEHMGSFYADWHPRDSKRGGAWMNCLSVGEPPRGGNPRVPHLGLMVGNMTKPVGNRPALLSHMEVETVFHEFGHLLHQLLSDVEVKSLAGTSVAWDFVELPSQINENWCWERESVDLFAAHYETGEKIPEELFAKMRAARNYMSGTAFMRQLCFGKLDLELHARWPEYKGGALEETDERILADYRVPMTHRGPSVARRLTHIFADPTGYAAGYYSYKWAEVLEADAFSRFLKEGVLNPQTGRDFRRCILSKGNSKPAAELYRDFMGRDPDAEALLVKSGIL; from the coding sequence ATGAACCATCCTTATCTGGACCCCTCCTTCCTGGTCTCCTGGTCCCGGCTGACGCCGGAAGCCATCAAGCCGGACATTACGGAAGCCATCTCCCGCGCCAAGACGAACATCCAGGCCATTTGCGACCTGCCTCTGGACTCCCTGACTTATGAAAACACATTCGGCGCCCTGGAAAAAGCCTCCGAGGACCTGAACCGCGGCTGGGGCCGCATCATGCATCTGGACTCCGTGAACGACGAACCCTCCCAGCGCGAAGCCATCGGGGAAATGCTGCCGGAGGTGGTGGCCTTCTCCTCCTCCGTTTCCCTCAACCCCATGCTGTGGAAGGTGCTCAAGGCCGCCGCGGCCTGCGACTGGGTGAAAGACCTCTCCCCCGTGAAGCAGCGCTTCATCCAGGAAACCCTGGCGGACTTCCGCGAAAGCGGAGCGGATCTGCCGGATGAAGTGAAACCGGAATATGCGGAAATAGAAGCGCAGCTCTCCCTCAAGACCAAGAAATTTGCGGAAAACGTCCTGGACTCCACCAATGCGTGGGAACTGGTGGTGACGGATGAGGCGGAGCTTTCCGGCCTGCCGGAATCCGCGCGGGAAGCCGCCCGCCTGGACGCCCTGGCCAACGGCCACGGTACGGAAGAAAAACCCGAATGGCGCTTCACGCAGAAATTCACCTCCCTTCAGCCGGTTCTGCAATTTGCGGATTCCGACGACTTGCGCCGCAAGGTATGGGAAGGCTCCTGCACCATCGGCAGGGGCGGGGAATACGACAACGAAGCCCTCATCGCGGAAATCCTTGACCTTCGCGACCGGAAGGCCCGCCTGCTCGGCTTCGGTACCTTTGCGGACTACACCACCTCCCGCCGGATGGCGGCCAGCGGCGCAAACGCCCTGGATTTCGTCAATGACCTGCACGACAAAGTGAAGCCCTCCTTCCTGGCGGATATGGAAGCCGTGCGCCAATACAAGGAGGAAAAAACCGGAAAACCCGTGGAAAAACTCTCCCCCTGGGAAACCTCCTACTGGGCGGAAAAGCGCCGCCGGGAGCTGTACGCCTTTGACGAGGAAGACCTGCGGCCCTACTACTCCGTGGAGAAGGTCATGGACGGCCTGTTCTCCATTTACTCCGGACTGTACGGAATCACGGTAACGCCCAGAAAAACGGCGGTCGCCAAACCCGGGGAAGAAATGCTGGAAGGCGCGGTGGAAGTCTGGCATCCGGATGTGCTGTTCTATGACCTGCACGACTCGGAAACCGGGGAACACATGGGTTCCTTCTATGCCGACTGGCATCCCCGCGACTCCAAGCGCGGAGGAGCCTGGATGAACTGCCTGAGCGTCGGGGAGCCGCCACGCGGCGGCAATCCGCGGGTGCCCCACCTGGGCCTGATGGTCGGAAACATGACCAAGCCCGTAGGGAACAGGCCGGCACTGCTGTCCCACATGGAAGTGGAAACCGTCTTCCACGAATTCGGCCACCTGCTGCACCAGCTCCTTTCCGATGTAGAAGTGAAATCCCTGGCGGGAACGAGCGTGGCCTGGGACTTTGTGGAACTGCCCTCCCAGATCAATGAAAACTGGTGCTGGGAACGGGAATCCGTGGACCTCTTTGCCGCCCATTATGAAACCGGTGAAAAAATCCCGGAAGAACTCTTCGCCAAAATGCGCGCCGCGCGCAACTACATGAGCGGCACGGCATTCATGCGCCAGCTCTGCTTCGGCAAGCTGGACCTGGAACTGCATGCCCGCTGGCCCGAATACAAGGGCGGCGCCCTGGAGGAAACGGATGAACGCATTCTGGCGGACTACCGGGTTCCGATGACGCACCGCGGCCCGTCCGTTGCACGCCGCCTCACCCATATCTTTGCGGACCCCACGGGCTATGCCGCGGGCTACTATTCCTACAAATGGGCGGAAGTGCTGGAAGCGGACGCCTTCAGCCGATTCCTGAAGGAAGGGGTACTGAACCCGCAGACCGGCCGCGACTTCCGCCGCTGCATTCTGAGCAAGGGCAACAGCAAGCCCGCGGCGGAACTCTACCGGGACTTCATGGGGCGTGATCCCGATGCGGAGGCCCTCCTTGTCAAATCCGGCATTCTTTAA